The sequence ACGATCGTCTCCTGCGCCCCCTGCGCGAGGAGGGCCGGGAGGGTCTCGGGGAGGGTGTCCGCCTCGTCGCGGGCGGGCACGAGGAGGCTGACGCGCCGCCCGTCCGGCCCGCCCCCGTGGGGCGTGGAGGCGGGGGGACGGGCGCCGTGGCGGGGTCGGCGATCCAGGCGGGGGAAGGCGACCGCGTTCACGGCGAACGTCGCGAGCTGCACCGCCAGGAAGGCGGTCGCCACGACCCAGAGGACGTCCAGCAGCGCACCGGGGGGCGTCACGTCCACCACCGTTCGAACCCGCGGGCGGCGCGGTCGGGCGACCCTCGACCCGGCGCCCAGAGCGTGAACGCGCTGGGAATCGTCTCGGGGTCGGTGGCGCGCAGGCGGGCGTCGACGTCGGCCAGTTCGGCGTTCAGGGCGTCGCGGACGGCGCCGTCCTCCGCCGCGACGGGCCCCCCGAGCGACAGGTACGCCTCGGGCCGCTGCAACCCGCGCAGCGTCACGCGGATCGCCAGCGGGTGCAGGGGGACGCCGGTCGCGCGCGCCAAGCGAGCTGCGCCCGGCTCGACGGCCTCGACCGGACCGGCGGGCCGGAGGCCCCCCTCGACGAACACGATCCCGAGCGCGCCGTCCGCCACGCGCCGCGCGAAGGTGCGCGCGTGGCGGACCGGCACGACGCCGTACGCCCCGAAGAACGGGAAGCGGTCGAACTGCGCGTCGTTCATCAACAACGCCAGCGGCCGGCCGGCCCGCCGCGCGAGGACCCACGCGAGGTAGCCGTCCCACCACGCGTGGTGGTTC comes from Trueperaceae bacterium and encodes:
- a CDS encoding 1-acyl-sn-glycerol-3-phosphate acyltransferase, coding for MRGASPADRVWGGVRNAVRRQVRFGIEAALPTLVRRSLRRDLAGTWGRGDVAALAPSAPDGPGVLVAANHHAWWDGYLAWVLARRAGRPLALLMNDAQFDRFPFFGAYGVVPVRHARTFARRVADGALGIVFVEGGLRPAGPVEAVEPGAARLARATGVPLHPLAIRVTLRGLQRPEAYLSLGGPVAAEDGAVRDALNAELADVDARLRATDPETIPSAFTLWAPGRGSPDRAARGFERWWT